One genomic region from Quercus robur chromosome 4, dhQueRobu3.1, whole genome shotgun sequence encodes:
- the LOC126723302 gene encoding uncharacterized protein LOC126723302 isoform X2, translating to MASTSIQTVPSPITSAFSKPQPKYDVFLSFRGEDTRCTFTDHLYRALEYKRIIAFRDDKELEMGKPISLELLEAIEKSTVAVIIFSKNYASSTWCLEELAKIVECRDRGIILRVLPIFYYVEPTDVRHQKNTFAEAFAKHEKRFEENPTKVQKWKTALTNVASLSGRHLKDGVPEANFIQNIVEWIDLKLNEKRSNDTEDGLVGISSRVEEMISYLDLESTDVHFIGICEKSGMGKTTLARAVFDKILKQFEASSFLENVREESKAHGLKTLQERLLCDIGKGGLRVKDVHKGMQVISDILHNKKVLIVVDDVSERSQLETLVGKRDLFGKGSRIIVTTEDRDLLASYEIKIVYKARGLNEVEALQLFSLNAFHKPHCENDFLEYCNNFVEYAQRIPLVLKVLGSYLYTRTKNEWESALNQLIRAIPHEKTTKKLRIAFDGLGADEKKLFLDIACFFQGEEKNRIADILESYFSGINPIKNLIDKSLITLVVGEKLWMHNLLQQMGWEIVSEASDEAGERSRLWHCDDVLDVLKNNTGTKHIEGMLLRLPPDDEEELNAESFSKMNKLRLLKICKVRLSCLSYLSNELCWLEWHDYPLESLPNSFQPGELVELIMHRSCLQQLPSEFSKLGKLKLIDLSDSQNLTRTPDFTGFSNIERLNFQGCTRLHELHPSVGGLKRLILLNLKYCKCLENLPSELNLESLKTLILSGCSRFKKFPRIGRNMRSLLKLYLDGTAIEELPPTIGRLTGLTLLNLQDCKNLKSFPSDIHSLTSLGILTLSGCKCQPPKAGHLLGLSPIGSSIGATRTFPRLILFLFLSFLAWRYTYLRIPIFATTALSTYCFHNARHPEPGPINLLLSNSFSKLSTLVTLSLSDCNLLALPDDPSCLLSIEYLNLSKNNFICLPDYTSRLSKLKILFLDYCSKLKSLPNVPLSTRLVSVQGCTALENYSNQVVVWTLGVAGFTIITCLGLAEDEDGTIVEVSLLDIHLLWQRYVKDQIHQMEGFCHVLPQNEIPEWFKHQRFGSFGPIPLPSNLFSNKNWKGIALCVIFVVPAHSNDVSPGEDTKYFHEFYCLLDKYGDLIAFKVPKETYVGSFGLWLYISHARFRKHLDGGSCFTPFIGTDSPDIEINMCGARILYKQDMGEFLQNLGQKIVGSPNDLRGELNSHSHSQLSRLYQVDWARNHLSDYIFPQIASPPRWFAYQNGPAIKTQLPADLHDHSRRPTPVTELLPSNETIQGECTSRETIFSNQVMAAGTSKKVIAAGTSKSSSQGSLYLGKISSSLECWLKHRPHLQDRYEGPGTFNQCLPQSEIPGWFKSENIARSSSVTIQLPLNLYDNPEWMGFAFCAVFSFQKHPISVHMKDSGFSFIIVCHLKTNLGCMNPLYGISEEDVIISLHQRAFLWVSFIPSGFLSPKWSRCTSVEFSFVSDNSDVSALKCGVDLVYRQKLEFTRIMVQCITSHDGPFTSYERFPFYHPDQFSGSDGSRGTSGHYSYEQFYKTAALDRYNNHSIFDQCILQSEISEWFSHDSLSSDLSPKFDFHPSTLYNFCFPPSKIQDWFSHPNHGHSVTIDLPSNLYHDSNWMGLVLYASFSINGDPNIIFSNLASGKSHFLYCQCQTSMANVDNQKIAFSTNKEEITWLLNLGEFIWICYVPGKPFKNMLRHCSHIEASFESDWLGVIVQNCALQLLYQHDQVQFEQELKYCNKLISENRQLVCKQQEDQKKINEQYHVDKGLQRKIFSNNNIDFEVKIFPRLIEQPETNDETEIQLGQSDLLENQEKVDTSKELTKISGEHLEKGPYDLLQKMDREIIREESEEPGRCITANKLLCKFGEESNYTGKQRQPIEMDAKQKRNYALENIEYEASSTTTSTSSSLSPSSSFDIAAGDEDLSSIGGHRSCSLDLPPFFHNQKSFRFEGTYGEFDFICRSLGLSGIDDFSIPTADWEAHRSKSDLATRLRNNLASSTSTPTPSRLKPAQPVKLDEVRVRVGSVTAGPSQGIKGARPPVLAPPPVAGRSVAVDSTSTWELLKSSAPLEDEVVAPNTTRLGGYAETTSSSSSSSVFSEEEDKKQNENENDIGIVRATNVIPVYSFSPRGKLRRSISSWQKGELLGSGSFGTVYEGYTEDGFFFAVKEVSFLDQGSQGKQSVSYLEQEISLLKQFEHENIVQYLGTEKDGSRIYIFLELVTKGSLASLYQKYRLRDSQVSAYTRQILNGLKYLHDKKVIHRDIKCSNILVDASGSVKLADFGSLAKVTKLNDIKSCIGTPFWMAPEVVNLKNRPYGLAADIWSLGCTVLEMLTRQHPYSPLEGVQALFTIGKGKPPLVPDSLSRDARDFILKCLQVNPNDRPTATQLLDHPFVTRPQNSFGPASPPNSIQL from the exons ATGGCATCCACCAGCATTCAAACTGTCCCATCCCCTATTACCTCTGCTTTTTCTAAACCCCAACCGAAATATGACGTTTTCCTCAGTTTTAGAGGAGAAGACACCCGTTGTACGTTTACCGACCATCTATATCGTGCTTTGgaatataaaaggattattgcCTTCAGGGACGATAAAGAACTTGAGATGGGAAAGCCCATTTCGCTGGAACTCTTGGAAGCAATCGAGAAATCGACGGTTGCGGTCatcattttctctaaaaattatGCATCTTCCACATGGTGTTTGGAAGAACTTGCAAAGATTGTTGAATGCAGGGATAGAGGGATAATATTGAGAGTGTTGCCCATTTTCTACTATGTGGAACCTACTGACGTGCGACATCAGAAGAACACTTTTGCAGAGGCCTTTGCAAAACATGAAAAGCGTTTCGAGGAGAACCCAACAAAGGTGCAGAAGTGGAAAACTGCTTTAACAAATGTGGCCAGTCTCTCTGGAAGGCATTTGAAGGATGG ggtgCCTGAGGCAAACTTTatccaaaacattgttgaatggatagatttgaaattgaatgaGAAACGTTCAAATGATACTGAAGATGGTCTTGTGGGAATAAGCTCTCGTGTTGAGGAAATGATTTCATATTTAGATCTGGAATCAACTGATGTTCACTTTATTGGAATATGTGAGAAGAGTGGTATGGGCAAGACAACTCTTGCACGAGCTGTTTTTGATAAGATTCTTAAACAATTTGAAGCTTCTAGTTTTCTCGAAAATGTTAGAGAGGAATCTAAAGCACATGGTTTAAAGACTTTACAAGAACGACTCCTTTGTGATATAGGAAAAGGGGGATTAAGGGTAAAGGATGTGCATAAGGGAATGCAAGTTATCAGCGATATACTGCATAACAAAAAGGTTcttattgttgttgatgatgtgaGTGAAAGAAGTCAATTAGAAACATTAGTAGGGAAGCGTGATTTGTTTGGCAAAGGAAGTAGAATCATTGTAACTACTGAAGACAGAGATTTGTTGGCAAGTtatgaaattaaaattgtatataagGCTAGAGGACTAAATGAAGTCGAAGCTCTACAACTTTTTAGTCTGAATGCCTTCCACAAACCTCATTGTGAGAATGATTTCTTGGAatattgcaacaattttgtTGAGTATGCTCAGAGAATTCCTTTGGTTCTTAAAGTTTTGGGTTCCTATTTGTATACTAGAACAAAAAATGAATGGGAAAGTGCTCTGAATCAGCTAATAAGAGCAATACCCCATGAAAAAACTACTAAGAAACTTAGAATTGCTTTTGATGGATTGGGGGCAGAtgagaaaaaactatttttagatattgcatgtttcttcCAAGGGGAGGAGAAGAATCGCATTGCTGATATACTAGAATCTTACTTCTCAGGCattaatccaataaaaaatctCATCGACAAATCTCTAATTACTCTTGTAGTGGGGGAAAAATTGTGGATGCATAATTTATTACAACAAATGGGTTGGGAAATTGTTAGTGAGGCATCAGATGAAGCTGGAGAACGTAGTAGGTTGTGGCATTGTGATGACGTCCTTGATGTATTAAAGAACAATACT GGAACAAAACATATAGAAGGCATGCTATTAAGATTGCCTccagatgatgaagaagaattGAATGCTGAATCATTCTCAAAGATGAATAAACTAAGATTGCTCAAAATTTGTAAGGTGCGCCTTTCTTGCCTCAGTTATCTTTCTAATGAGTTATGTTGGTTGGAATGGCATGATTATCCTTTGGAATCATTGCCTAATAGTTTTCAGCCTGGCGAACTTGTTGAGCTCATTATGCATCGCAGTTGTCTTCAGCAACTTCCAAGTGAATTTAGT AAGTTGGGAAAGCTAAAGCTCATTGACTTGAGTGACTCCCAAAACTTAACCCGAACTCCTGACTTCACTGGATTCTCAAATATTGAGAGGCTGAATTTCCAAGGTTGTACAAGATTGCATGAGTTGCACCCTTCTGTTGGAGGTCTTAAAAGACTTATTCTATTAAAtctaaaatattgtaaatgtcTTGAGAACCTTCCATCTGAGCTCAATTTGGAATCTCTTAAAACTTTAATTCTATCTGGCTGTTCAAGATTTAAGAAATTTCCCCGTATTGGGAGAAACATGAGAAGCTTGTTGAAGCTTTATTTGGATGGGACTGCCATTGAAGAACTACCACCAACAATCGGGCGTCTAACTGGCCTGACCTTATTGAATCTTCAAGACTGCAAAAACCTTAAGAGTTTTCCGAGTGACATTCATAGTTTGACATCGCTTGGAATTCTCACTCTATCAGGATGTAAGTGTCAACCACCAAAAGCAGGGCATTTGCTTGGGCTCTCTCCTATTGGATCCTCAATTGGTGCCACCCGCACTTTTCCACGactaattttatttctttttctatctttccTAGCATGGCGATACACCTATCTCAGAATTCCTATATTTGCTACAACTGCTTTGTCAACATATTGTTTCCACAATGCCCGGCATCCTGAACCAGGGCCCATCAACCTGTTGTTGTCTAATTCGTTTTCAAAATTAAGCACTTTGGTAACTCTAAGTCTAAGTGATTGCAATCTGTTGGCACTCCCTGATGACCCTAGCTGCTTGTTGTCAATAGAGTATTtgaatttgagcaaaaataattttatatgctTGCCCGATTACACTTCTCGACTTTCAAAGCTCAAAATTCTTTTCTTGGATTATTGTAGCAAGCTTAAATCATTGCCAAATGTTCCATTAAGTACAAGGTTAGTTTCAGTACAAGGATGTACTGCGCttgaaaattattcaaatcaaGTTGTTGTATGGACTTTGGGTGTAGCAGGATTCACTATTATTACTTGCCTTGGCTTGGCCGAGGATGAAGATGGCACAATTGTTGAGGTTTCTTTGCTAGACATACACCTATTATGGCAAAGATACGTGAAG gatcaaattcatcaaatggaAGGCTTTTGCCATGTTTTACCTCAAAATGAAATTCCAGAGTGGTTCAAGCATCAGAGGTTTGGGTCATTTGGACCAATCCCACTACCTTCAAATCTCTTTAGTAATAAAAATTGGAAAGGAATCGCTCTATGTGTCATTTTTGTAGTTCCAGCACATTCGAACGACGTTTCTCCTGGAGAGGATACAAAATACTTTCATGAGTTTTATTGTCTTTTGGACAAATATGGAGATCTTATAGCTTTCAAGGTTCCTAAGGAAACATATGTTGGTTCATTTGGACTTTGGCTATATATATCGCATGCGAGGTTTAGAAAACATTTAGACGGAGGGAGTTGCTTTACCCCTTTCATTGGAACCGACAGCCCGGATATTGAGATTAATATGTGTGGTGCACGTATTCTATATAAGCAAGATATGGGAGAATTTCTACAGAACTTAGGCCAAAAAATTGTTGGGAGTCCTAATGACCTCCGTGGAGAGCTTAactcacactcacactcacaGCTTTCAAGATTGTATCAG GTGGATTGGGCACGAAACCATCTGTCTGATTATATCTTTCCTCAGATTGCGTCTCCACCACGCTGGTTTGCTTATCAAAATGGGCCCGCCATAAAAACGCAGTTACCTGCAGATTTGCATGATCATTCAAG GAGGCCTACCCCCGTGACAGAGCTTCTACCAAGTAATGAAACTATACAAGGGGAGTGTACTTCACGagaaacaatattttcaaatcAAGTAATGGCTGCAGGCACCTCAAAAAAAGTAATAGCTGCAGGCACTTCAAAAAGTTCAAGTCAAGGGTCTCTTTATTTAGGCAAGATATCAAGCAGCCTTGAATGTTGGTTAAAACATAGGCCACATTTgcag GACCGCTACGAGGGCCCTGGTACTTTCAATCAATGTTTGCCTCAAAGTGAAATCCCAGGGTGGttcaaatctgaaaatattGCTAGATCCTCATCAGTAACAATTCAGCTACCTCTAAATTTGTATGACAATCCTGAGTGGATGGGATTTGCATTTTGTGCTGTTTTCTCGTTTCAAAAGCATCCTATTTCCGTTCATATGAAAGATTCAggattttcttttatcatcgtTTGTCATTTGAAGACCAACTTGGGTTGTATGAATCCATTATATGGCATCAGTGAAGAGGACGTAATAATATCATTACACCAACGGGCATTCCTTTGGGTATCATTCATTCCATCTGGGTTTCTTTCACCCAAATGGAGTCGATGCACTTCGGTTGAATTCTCATTTGTGAGCGATAATTCGGATGTGTCGGCGCTAAAGTGCGGGGTCGATCTTGTATACCGGCAAAAATTGGAATTTACTCGTATAATGGTACAATGCATAACCTCACACGATGGTCCTTTCACATCGTATGAAAGATTTCCCTTTTATCATCCTGATCAATTCAGTGGCAGTGACGGCTCTAGGGGAACTTCTGGTCACTATTCTTATGAGCAATTCTACAAAACTGCCGCCTTG GACCGTTATAACAATCATAGTATTTTCGATCAATGTATTCTTCAAAGTGAAATCTCAGAGTGGTTCAGCCATGACTCGCTATCGTCAGATTTGTCACCTAAGTTT GACTTTCATCCATCCACtttgtataatttttgtttcCCTCCAAGTAAAATTCAAGACTGGTTTAGTCATCCGAATCATGGACACTCAGTGACAATTGACCTACCCTCAAATTTGTACCACGATAGTAATTGGATGGGACTTGTTCTGTATGCTTCTTTCTCCATCAATGGGGATCCAAACATCATCTTTAGCAATCTGGCATCAGGAAAATCTCACTTCCTATATTGTCAATGCCAAACAAGTATGGCTAATGTTGATAATCAGAAAATTGCTTTCTCCACCAATAAAGAAGAAATCACGTGGTTACTTAATCTAGGTGAATTCATTTGGATATGCTACGTACCAGGAAAGCCATTTAAGAATATGTTGCGACACTGCAGCCACATTGAGGCCTCATTTGAGAGTGATTGGTTAGGCGTGATAGTGCAGAATTGTGCGTTACAACTTTTGTACCAGCACGATCAAGTGCAGTTTGAGCAAGAACTAAAATACTGCAACAAATTGATTTCAGAGAATCGACAGCTTGTTTGTAAACAACAAGAggatcaaaaaaaaataaatgaacaatACCATGTTGATAAAGGacttcaaagaaaaatcttttctaataataatattgactTTGAAGTTAAAATATTTCCAAGGCTAATTGAACAACCGGAGACTAATGATGAAACTGAGATTCAACTTGGCCAAAGTGACCTGCTG GAGAACCAAGAGAAGGTGGACACTTCAAAAGAACTGACCAAAATCTCTGGAGAGCATTTAGAGAAAGG TCCTTATGATTTACTACAAAAAATGGATCGAGAAATTATCCGTGAGGAATCAGAGGAACCTGGAAGATGCATTACGgcaaataaattattatgtaaATTTGGAGAAGAAAGTAATTATACAGGTAAGCAGAGGCAACCAATTGAAATGGACGCAAAGCAAAAGCGAAACTACGCCTTAGAGAACATCGAATACGAGGCCTCGTCCACCACCACTTCCACCTCTTCTTCTTTAAGTCCTTCTTCCTCGTTCGACATCGCCGCCGGCGACGAAGACTTGTCGTCTATAGGCGGCCATCGAAGTTGCTCTCTCGACCTTCCTCCATTTTTTCACAACCAAAAGAGCTTCAGATTCGAAGGCACATATGGCGAATTCGACTTCATTTGTCGCTCTTTGGGCCTTTCCGGGATCGACGACTTCTCTATCCCCACCGCTGATTGGGAAGCCCACCGCTCCAAATCCGACCTCGCCACTCGCCTCCGCAACAATCTCGCTTCTTCTACTTCTACTCCTACTCCTTCGCGGCTCAAACCGGCTCAACCGGTAAAGCTCGATGAGGTTAGGGTTAGGGTGGGTTCTGTCACTGCGGGACCTAGTCAAGGAATCAAAGGAGCTCGGCCGCCGGTCCTCGCTCCTCCGCCTGTGGCGGGGCGGTCGGTGGCGGTTGATTCCACCTCAACTTGGGAGCTTTTGAAGTCCTCTGCTCCACTTGAAGACGAAGTCGTAGCACCTAACACTACGCGTTTGGGAGGGTACGCTGAAACGAcaagctcttcttcttcttcttcggtTTTTTCGGAAGAAGAGGATAAGAAGCAGAACGAGAATGAGAATGATATCGGGATTGTTCGCGCAACGAATGTGATTCCAGTGTATAGTTTTTCGCCGAGAGGGAAATTGAGACGGAGTATTAGTTCGTGGCAAAAGggtgagcttcttggaagtggCTCTTTCGGAACCGTCTATGAGGGCTACACTGAGGATGGCTTCTTTTTTGCTGTAAAGGAGGTTTCATTCCTGGATCAAGGAAGCCAGGGCAAGCAGAGCGTTTCCTACCTTGAGCAGGAGATTTCACTTTTAAAGCAATTTGAACATGAGAATATAGTTCAGTATCTTGGCACGGAAAAGGATGGAAGTAGGATTTATATCTTCCTTGAGCTCGTAACAAAAGGGTCACTTGCCAGTCTTTATCAAAAGTATCGCTTGAGGGATTCTCAAGTCTCTGCTTACACAAGACAGATTTTGAATGGATTGAAGTATCTTCATGATAAGAAAGTGATCCACAGGGACATCAAATGTTCTAATATATTGGTGGATGCAAGTGGATCTGTAAAACTTGCAGATTTTGGGTCCTTAGCAAAGGTAACCAAATTGAATGATATTAAGTCTTGCATAGGGACTCCATTCTGGATGGCACCTGAGGTTGTTAATTTAAAAAACCGTCCCTACGGGCTTGCAGCTGATATATGGAGCCTTGGATGCACTGTGCTGGAGATGTTAACGCGTCAACATCCATACTCTCCCTTGGAAGGCGTGCAAGCATTGTTTACGATTGGCAAGGGTAAACCTCCTCTAGTTCCTGATTCCTTGTCAAGAGATGCCCGAGATTTCATCCTCAAATGCCTACAAGTTAACCCAAATGATCGGCCTACAGCAACTCAGCTATTGGATCATCCATTTGTGACTAGACCTCAAAATTCCTTTGGACCTGCTTCTCCTCCCAACAGCATACAGTTATAA